A region of Salinibacter sp. 10B DNA encodes the following proteins:
- a CDS encoding sulfotransferase, protein MKPPVFLVGSPRSGTTITLQLLAAHEELGWISQHQHVRPEVPAISTLNRLYDLPGLGDSLYYEVTQGRKCFPEKIRYYLPEPVEPWGFWGHHLEDFLWDRDGEDPPRRRTPEDVDSREIDCVRDTVQAVLRYQGKPRLLSKYTDFPRIRYLKRVFPDAVFVHVRRDGRAAAASYHRKLVTGAFERAWEKREWWIEGWPEPWQNVWRTRYEDPLTFAAFQWGTFVRGIVEEATHLEKQCFCEVRYEDIMTNPERSLEDILGSIGLKKSPSMASFIERVELESRNHKWRERYSPAEKERLEKCVQICLQDL, encoded by the coding sequence ATGAAACCCCCTGTTTTTTTGGTGGGAAGTCCCCGCTCGGGAACGACCATCACGCTGCAGTTACTGGCCGCGCACGAGGAGCTGGGCTGGATCTCCCAGCATCAGCACGTCCGACCGGAAGTGCCGGCGATTAGTACTTTGAACCGGCTGTACGACCTTCCTGGACTCGGTGACTCGTTGTATTACGAGGTCACGCAAGGCCGGAAGTGCTTCCCAGAGAAGATCCGGTACTACCTGCCCGAGCCTGTGGAGCCCTGGGGATTCTGGGGACATCATTTGGAAGACTTCCTCTGGGATCGAGACGGTGAGGATCCGCCCCGTCGACGAACTCCGGAGGATGTGGATTCCCGGGAGATTGATTGCGTCCGGGATACTGTTCAGGCCGTTCTCCGCTACCAGGGCAAGCCCCGATTGCTCTCCAAGTATACGGATTTTCCCCGAATCCGGTACTTGAAACGCGTCTTTCCGGACGCCGTGTTCGTGCACGTTCGGCGGGACGGTCGCGCGGCCGCGGCGTCGTATCATCGAAAGCTCGTGACGGGAGCATTTGAGAGAGCCTGGGAAAAGCGGGAGTGGTGGATCGAAGGATGGCCGGAACCGTGGCAGAATGTGTGGAGGACTCGATACGAGGATCCGCTCACGTTTGCAGCGTTCCAATGGGGGACGTTCGTCAGGGGCATCGTCGAAGAGGCCACCCATCTGGAGAAGCAGTGCTTCTGTGAGGTCCGATACGAAGACATCATGACAAACCCGGAACGATCTCTGGAAGATATTTTGGGGTCGATTGGACTGAAAAAAAGTCCAAGCATGGCGTCGTTCATTGAGCGCGTAGAGCTAGAGAGCCGAAATCATAAGTGGAGAGAGCGATACTCTCCAGCGGAGAAAGAGCGCCTCGAGAAGTGTGTACAGATTTGTTTGCAGGATCTATAG
- a CDS encoding sulfotransferase domain-containing protein translates to MTVTKNPYAWLLSTYRRPYGIGDLSNRDHLEAFIRQKCKNVRYKEGGWMVKQFESPVEIWNRKNRTYLDLADSFKVFNVKYENVLLNTREVIEEMSDTYGLSTKDESFSNVRASTKDDEKDLAFYRQYYGNRKWRRDLSREVVEFVNENVDEGVVQAFGYELIEPSMIERK, encoded by the coding sequence GTGACCGTTACAAAGAACCCGTATGCTTGGCTTCTATCCACCTACCGGAGGCCCTATGGCATCGGAGACCTGTCGAATCGGGATCACCTGGAGGCGTTCATCCGACAGAAATGCAAGAACGTGCGGTACAAGGAGGGTGGATGGATGGTGAAGCAGTTTGAGAGTCCGGTGGAGATATGGAACAGAAAGAACAGGACCTACCTCGATCTGGCCGATTCCTTCAAGGTGTTCAACGTGAAGTACGAGAACGTACTGCTGAATACGCGGGAGGTGATCGAGGAGATGTCGGATACGTACGGTCTGAGTACGAAGGATGAATCGTTTTCGAACGTTCGAGCGTCAACGAAGGACGACGAAAAAGATCTTGCGTTCTACAGGCAGTATTACGGGAATCGGAAGTGGAGACGAGATCTTTCCCGAGAGGTCGTGGAGTTCGTGAACGAGAACGTGGATGAGGGAGTGGTGCAAGCATTTGGGTACGAGCTTATCGAGCCGTCGATGATCGAAAGGAAATAA
- a CDS encoding sulfotransferase: MTCFYEDTNRLVCLRHPEWAIDSVIGRTLYPSEAIVVTGFWRSGTTWLLQSIARARNAKPILEPLYSEFAPYRTSVLSSTYGLDLRRSFRIPLMPYADKHFEKGSPLRAYIRRALVSSISGVYPRTPRYDAENKLGINGTWGKIAHRLREAMRTRVAVKFTRAHFLIPAIRNEFGPTILHIRRDPRAVVASILRTNWQWPADLSLVEQLLEVGDGREQLFREDADALRKLNRRGIAARLTGYWVCVERYVRQLEDEGMVIPVRYERLVRHGADYLARVLPEETETTKDFLAEESASTQSERKDVSREKRLYGWKNELSSRNIEQVNRALDVLGSDFHDEYGM; encoded by the coding sequence ATGACCTGCTTTTATGAAGATACAAATCGGCTTGTGTGTCTTCGGCATCCCGAATGGGCTATCGATTCGGTCATCGGAAGGACACTTTACCCTTCAGAAGCTATCGTCGTAACAGGGTTTTGGCGGAGCGGGACTACGTGGCTTCTCCAATCGATTGCTCGAGCTCGAAACGCCAAGCCGATCCTAGAGCCGCTGTATTCCGAGTTTGCGCCATACCGAACCTCTGTTTTGTCTTCGACATACGGGCTTGACCTCCGTCGCTCATTTCGGATTCCCCTCATGCCCTACGCCGACAAGCACTTTGAAAAAGGGAGTCCGCTCCGAGCGTACATTCGGCGAGCCCTCGTGTCGTCGATTTCGGGAGTGTACCCGCGGACCCCGCGGTACGACGCGGAAAACAAACTGGGGATAAACGGGACCTGGGGGAAAATCGCACACCGTCTCCGGGAGGCAATGAGAACCCGAGTAGCGGTAAAGTTTACGAGAGCACATTTCCTGATTCCGGCAATCCGGAATGAGTTTGGGCCCACAATTCTGCACATTCGCCGAGATCCGCGTGCCGTTGTGGCCAGCATACTGCGGACAAACTGGCAGTGGCCAGCGGACCTTTCGCTGGTGGAGCAACTTCTTGAGGTCGGAGATGGAAGAGAACAGTTATTTCGGGAGGATGCCGACGCGCTTCGGAAACTCAACCGACGAGGAATTGCGGCGCGTCTGACGGGATACTGGGTATGTGTAGAACGGTACGTGAGACAGTTGGAAGACGAGGGAATGGTGATACCGGTCCGCTACGAACGGTTGGTGAGACACGGGGCGGATTACCTCGCACGAGTTCTTCCTGAAGAAACGGAGACAACAAAGGATTTTCTCGCTGAGGAGAGTGCATCCACACAGTCCGAACGGAAAGACGTTTCCAGAGAGAAGCGTCTATATGGATGGAAGAATGAGCTTTCGAGTCGGAATATTGAGCAGGTAAACCGTGCTCTTGATGTGTTAGGAAGTGATTTTCACGACGAATACGGCATGTGA
- a CDS encoding glycosyltransferase family 4 protein → MGKPRILVTHPGRQHSHQLARALNAQGHLAEYWTGVPSALPSSKGPLYWLLARRSPQDTLKMPGHVVQHCYVEPFVRRVAQAVCSPARAVVWQHRAMEWFDRWCAARLPKDVDAVVCYENAAFHTFRTAKQQGATTILDAASFHHEWQDAAYEPLESEEAHNRITKHKDREIALADHVLTVSELARESYVEAGLPNEQVTSVPMGTNLSDFAPPEQPRPERPSDPFTFLLVGHADRRKGADVLLEASQLLHGEGVKHQVLVAGKGDESLFEDSGPKIDRLGYLNRDELAHAYRQADVLVLPSRFDSFGRVVVEGMATGLPALVSEHVGAKEVVTNGESGWVLPAEDVEALANRMRWCVEHPEAVADMREAAVAAAKDYTWDAYRRRVVRHLVEVVNPSSSENRAKETGQE, encoded by the coding sequence ATGGGCAAACCACGCATCCTCGTCACTCACCCCGGCCGGCAGCACTCTCATCAGTTGGCCCGGGCGCTAAACGCACAGGGGCACCTGGCGGAATACTGGACGGGCGTACCCTCGGCTCTGCCCAGCAGCAAGGGGCCGCTGTACTGGCTGCTGGCCCGTCGGAGTCCACAGGACACATTGAAGATGCCAGGCCACGTTGTGCAGCACTGCTACGTCGAGCCGTTCGTCCGGCGCGTAGCGCAGGCCGTGTGCTCACCCGCCCGGGCGGTGGTGTGGCAGCACCGAGCCATGGAATGGTTCGACCGTTGGTGTGCAGCCCGTCTTCCCAAAGACGTGGATGCCGTCGTCTGTTACGAGAACGCGGCGTTCCATACCTTTCGGACGGCAAAGCAGCAGGGGGCCACGACCATTCTCGATGCCGCAAGCTTTCATCACGAGTGGCAGGACGCGGCGTACGAGCCTCTCGAATCGGAGGAAGCTCACAACCGAATTACGAAGCACAAAGACCGAGAGATTGCCCTCGCCGATCACGTGTTGACTGTATCCGAGCTTGCCCGAGAAAGCTACGTCGAGGCAGGTCTTCCGAACGAACAGGTGACAAGCGTGCCGATGGGAACGAATCTCTCAGACTTTGCCCCTCCGGAACAACCGCGACCTGAGAGACCGAGCGACCCGTTCACATTTCTTCTCGTTGGACATGCCGACCGTCGAAAAGGCGCCGACGTTCTGCTAGAGGCGTCCCAGTTGCTACACGGCGAGGGAGTGAAACATCAGGTACTGGTTGCAGGAAAGGGGGATGAGAGCCTCTTTGAAGATAGTGGCCCAAAGATTGACCGGCTTGGATATCTGAATCGTGACGAGCTGGCCCACGCCTACCGGCAGGCCGACGTACTCGTACTCCCCTCGCGATTCGACTCCTTCGGCCGTGTGGTGGTGGAAGGCATGGCCACGGGTCTTCCCGCTCTCGTGAGCGAGCACGTGGGAGCGAAAGAGGTGGTGACGAACGGCGAAAGTGGATGGGTCCTGCCCGCCGAAGACGTAGAAGCACTGGCCAATCGAATGCGGTGGTGCGTCGAACATCCTGAGGCTGTTGCCGACATGCGAGAGGCTGCCGTTGCGGCTGCGAAAGACTACACATGGGACGCATACCGCCGACGTGTCGTCCGTCATCTGGTTGAAGTGGTGAATCCTTCCTCGTCAGAGAACCGAGCGAAAGAGACTGGTCAGGAATGA
- a CDS encoding glycosyltransferase family 4 protein, with protein sequence MDVLVVSHMPWTKSAGGPQGNVMLAEHLREMGHRVDKYTFEDAFPEKNVFVRYFGGALFPWKAVQHVRHSETSYDLIQADQGNLPASKRYMRTDATVVYNSHGLYHHHKSYGKKAPSRKKNRTRGSVLGRLAGYISNKLTKPEFLIEQSVRHADAISAMNRDELRFAESHFPDKHVVLKQGGLSQQRLSALNSVASEDGVEERPTVGYIGVWNPRKGALDLPPVFQTIRRQHPGAAFRLLGTGQPRTEVLRDIPEPLQSDVEVVPSYSYEELPQLLRGITVGVLPSYIEGFGYAVLEMLAAGIPVVTYDVPGPRDMLQKLPKSLMVPAAEKESMGRKISDLLTLDPSSYEQLSRECMQAAGQFQWSDIIRRYVSALEDPETRQVHSGG encoded by the coding sequence ATGGACGTTCTCGTTGTTTCGCACATGCCGTGGACGAAAAGTGCTGGGGGACCTCAGGGAAACGTCATGCTTGCGGAGCACCTCCGCGAGATGGGGCATCGTGTGGACAAGTATACCTTTGAAGACGCGTTTCCTGAAAAGAATGTTTTCGTTCGATACTTCGGGGGGGCCTTGTTTCCGTGGAAGGCCGTGCAGCACGTGCGGCACTCAGAGACGTCCTACGATCTGATTCAGGCTGATCAGGGGAATCTACCGGCTTCCAAACGCTACATGCGAACGGACGCCACCGTTGTTTACAATTCGCACGGGTTGTATCACCATCATAAGTCGTACGGAAAAAAGGCGCCATCACGGAAGAAGAACCGAACCCGTGGCTCTGTGCTCGGTCGGCTCGCCGGTTATATCTCGAACAAGCTCACAAAGCCCGAATTTTTAATCGAACAGAGCGTCCGACACGCCGACGCCATTTCGGCGATGAATCGGGACGAACTTCGGTTTGCCGAGTCGCACTTTCCCGATAAGCACGTCGTTCTGAAGCAGGGAGGGTTGTCCCAACAGCGACTCTCCGCGCTCAATTCAGTGGCAAGCGAAGACGGGGTGGAAGAGCGGCCCACAGTTGGTTATATTGGGGTGTGGAATCCGCGGAAAGGAGCGCTCGATTTGCCCCCTGTTTTTCAAACGATTCGTCGGCAGCATCCCGGGGCCGCCTTCCGTCTTCTGGGAACGGGACAGCCGCGAACAGAGGTGCTCCGGGACATTCCCGAACCCCTTCAGTCCGACGTCGAAGTCGTACCCTCCTATTCATACGAGGAGCTTCCTCAACTTTTGCGAGGGATCACCGTGGGAGTTCTGCCGAGCTACATCGAAGGGTTCGGGTATGCCGTTCTCGAGATGCTGGCCGCGGGCATTCCTGTCGTAACATACGACGTGCCGGGACCGCGGGACATGCTGCAAAAACTTCCGAAGTCTCTGATGGTCCCTGCCGCGGAGAAAGAGTCCATGGGTCGGAAAATATCGGATCTCTTGACGTTGGATCCCTCGTCGTACGAGCAGTTGTCTCGGGAGTGTATGCAAGCAGCTGGACAGTTTCAGTGGAGTGACATCATTCGGAGGTACGTCTCTGCTTTGGAAGATCCGGAGACCCGTCAAGTTCACTCCGGGGGATGA
- a CDS encoding sulfotransferase domain-containing protein, translating into MTLPTFLICGAHKAGTTALYKFLDQHPGVLMSEPKETDFFGRHYNRGWEWFASHFEGYEGQDAVGEASSMTMASEEAPERIAERLPNVKLIFLLRNPIRRAYSHYYYHLYTGKATTPASFGEVIRDQNSEFRDEIIRLGRYDRQIPRFDDYFNRDQMTIILQEDLQSETTSVVENVYRFIGVDPDFDPATDTYNATKHPTSPGLFYWARRAWQPLEAVGQAIAPVAVDVLREKARDLFTNRDRPGMEPEARTYLRDVYKDTISWTEQRLECDLSHWR; encoded by the coding sequence ATGACGCTTCCCACCTTTTTGATCTGCGGAGCCCATAAGGCCGGCACGACCGCTTTGTACAAGTTCCTTGACCAGCACCCCGGGGTGTTGATGAGTGAGCCGAAGGAGACGGATTTTTTTGGGCGACACTACAACCGGGGATGGGAGTGGTTTGCGTCTCACTTTGAGGGGTACGAAGGACAGGATGCGGTAGGAGAGGCATCGAGTATGACCATGGCCTCGGAGGAGGCGCCCGAGCGGATTGCCGAGAGGTTGCCAAACGTGAAGTTGATCTTCCTGCTCCGTAATCCAATCAGGCGAGCGTACTCGCACTATTACTACCACCTCTATACCGGCAAGGCCACCACCCCTGCCTCGTTCGGGGAGGTCATCCGGGATCAAAACAGCGAGTTTCGGGACGAGATCATTCGGCTCGGCCGATACGACCGGCAAATTCCTCGCTTCGACGATTATTTCAACCGCGACCAGATGACGATCATCCTGCAGGAAGACCTGCAGAGCGAGACCACGTCGGTGGTCGAGAATGTGTATCGATTCATCGGGGTGGACCCAGACTTTGACCCGGCGACTGACACGTACAACGCGACGAAGCATCCAACCTCACCAGGTCTTTTCTACTGGGCTCGTCGGGCGTGGCAGCCATTGGAGGCGGTAGGACAAGCGATAGCTCCGGTGGCAGTCGATGTGCTCCGCGAGAAGGCGCGAGACCTTTTTACGAACCGCGACCGCCCCGGAATGGAACCGGAAGCACGAACGTATCTCCGGGATGTGTACAAGGATACGATTTCGTGGACCGAACAACGTTTGGAATGTGATCTTTCTCATTGGAGGTGA
- a CDS encoding glycosyltransferase family 4 protein, which translates to MRILSVSNTPHDPSQGSGYVITGYVERLRERGHTVDAYGPADWAWGDIRRGRRYFFPVMIAIFAFWHCRPGDYDLVELWGGPTWLLALYLQWIHPEVPLVHHSNGIEQHRVVVQRQTTEDDLQLEHWFQWDLSQLYDWGLHAADAIVTVSTYDVPFLIEREYVPEELVYTIQNPLPDFFLGQTVQYDRPKRVGFCGNWSRIKNIRLLESDVPSFLRDHPNWMFSVVGVGDMDVRENFPKDVRSQIEVIPYLEREALLDWYRDLAIFTLPSIYESFGMVMTEAMACGAALVATRVGFASGLSHGDNAYLLSQKQSPHLHRALTALAADDGKRRQIARCGHECVQELRWDDAADRLEEFYEKLT; encoded by the coding sequence GTGCGAATCCTCTCCGTCAGCAATACGCCTCACGATCCCAGCCAGGGAAGCGGCTACGTGATTACGGGATACGTAGAACGACTGCGTGAGCGCGGTCATACGGTCGACGCGTACGGGCCGGCCGACTGGGCATGGGGGGACATTCGACGGGGCCGGCGGTATTTCTTTCCGGTCATGATCGCTATATTTGCATTTTGGCATTGCCGACCGGGAGACTATGATCTCGTCGAGCTGTGGGGTGGGCCAACCTGGCTACTGGCTCTGTATCTCCAGTGGATCCATCCCGAAGTGCCTCTCGTGCACCACTCCAACGGGATCGAGCAGCACCGTGTGGTGGTCCAACGACAGACGACCGAAGACGATTTACAGCTTGAGCACTGGTTTCAGTGGGACCTGTCGCAGCTCTACGACTGGGGACTCCATGCCGCCGACGCCATCGTGACGGTGAGCACGTACGACGTCCCATTCTTGATTGAGCGAGAGTACGTCCCGGAAGAGCTAGTGTACACGATTCAGAATCCACTTCCCGATTTCTTTCTCGGGCAGACAGTCCAGTACGACCGGCCGAAGCGCGTGGGATTTTGTGGGAACTGGAGTCGCATCAAGAATATTCGCCTTTTGGAGAGCGACGTGCCCTCCTTCCTTCGAGACCACCCCAACTGGATGTTCAGTGTCGTGGGGGTCGGTGATATGGACGTAAGGGAGAATTTTCCGAAGGACGTGCGCTCACAAATTGAGGTAATTCCCTACCTTGAGCGTGAGGCACTCCTCGACTGGTATCGTGACCTCGCCATTTTCACTCTCCCCTCGATCTATGAGAGCTTCGGAATGGTCATGACGGAGGCAATGGCTTGCGGTGCGGCGCTGGTCGCGACGCGGGTGGGATTTGCGAGCGGCCTCAGTCACGGGGATAATGCCTACCTGTTGTCACAGAAGCAGTCCCCCCACCTCCACCGCGCGCTCACTGCGCTCGCGGCCGATGACGGGAAGCGCCGGCAAATTGCGAGGTGCGGTCATGAATGCGTTCAGGAGTTGCGGTGGGATGACGCTGCAGATAGACTCGAAGAGTTCTATGAAAAGCTGACATAA
- a CDS encoding glycosyltransferase family 4 protein, which produces MNILLESRAFYPSVGGLEMMSRVLATAWQDAGHAVRVATITPLEGEDELDDLTVDRNPSSATMRRHVQWADVFVQSGVSLRSLHEPLLTGTPMVIIHHGLLSGPETPTLRSWLKRRASYLGVNVAVSRAVANTVPGPTIRIPNTFRPLFDQLDVEDEQRNGLLFVGRLVSEKRADLAIYVLSRLRKRGFDITLTICGDGPERDALEQRVEEGGVRDAVKFTGWTEPADLAEYYRTSELLLVPSSSETFGVAALEAIASGCPVVASETGGLPEAVGDCGLVVPPDDPEALTDAAERALLSDVRTTLREAMPSHVDRHRISRIASDYLHLLRRVVY; this is translated from the coding sequence ATGAACATTCTCCTCGAAAGCCGAGCGTTCTACCCGTCCGTCGGCGGCCTAGAAATGATGAGCCGGGTGCTGGCAACCGCCTGGCAGGATGCTGGGCACGCAGTCCGGGTGGCGACAATAACGCCCCTGGAGGGCGAAGATGAGCTCGACGACCTGACGGTGGACCGGAATCCCTCGTCCGCCACGATGCGGCGCCACGTCCAGTGGGCCGATGTCTTCGTGCAGAGTGGCGTCTCCCTACGGAGCCTTCACGAACCACTGTTGACGGGCACACCAATGGTGATCATTCATCACGGACTGTTATCCGGCCCTGAAACCCCTACCCTTCGGTCGTGGCTCAAGCGAAGAGCCTCCTACCTCGGGGTCAATGTCGCGGTTAGCCGAGCCGTCGCTAATACCGTACCTGGACCCACCATTCGTATTCCAAACACCTTTCGTCCTCTCTTCGACCAGTTGGATGTTGAGGATGAACAACGAAATGGACTACTGTTCGTCGGTCGCCTCGTCTCTGAAAAAAGGGCCGACCTTGCAATTTATGTCCTTTCACGCCTCCGGAAACGGGGCTTTGACATAACACTCACGATCTGTGGCGACGGACCTGAACGAGATGCATTGGAACAGCGAGTAGAAGAAGGGGGTGTGCGAGATGCCGTGAAGTTCACGGGATGGACCGAGCCCGCTGATTTAGCTGAGTATTATCGGACTTCGGAATTGCTGCTTGTTCCCTCGAGTTCTGAAACATTTGGGGTTGCGGCTCTGGAGGCGATTGCAAGCGGGTGTCCCGTGGTGGCGTCGGAGACTGGCGGTCTGCCGGAGGCAGTCGGCGACTGTGGGCTGGTCGTGCCTCCCGACGATCCGGAGGCTCTAACCGACGCCGCCGAACGGGCACTACTTTCGGACGTACGTACGACCCTTAGGGAAGCGATGCCGTCACACGTAGACCGTCACCGCATTTCCCGCATTGCATCTGATTACCTTCATCTTCTGCGCCGAGTTGTTTATTGA
- a CDS encoding sulfotransferase yields the protein MRRGSRNVRRTPDARGWGLSRDGGDAVALGRSLKILYSTTNRQMSQTRTGCLLVGSPRSGTTLCATMIGSHPDVGMVIEDLGHAGHTIPGVKVWGNKLCIPNQIRLDPIPDDRSLWRRLEDGVRAVIGRPRRRPQFMESYPPPPSQQYTIRTYVEKEAKLVAMIRDPDHVVDSIRRRGPASTVDLAKERWSQAARTISRASEEYPDRTHLVRFVDLVERPKVVMSDICVFLGLPFSLDMIEGHSGARQYEREKIDPSVAHRDVQSYNLDAYDPEAFRAYKKLTQKAAVGSYTNQG from the coding sequence ATGCGTCGTGGAAGCCGGAACGTACGACGAACTCCGGATGCGCGAGGATGGGGACTTTCGAGAGATGGTGGAGATGCAGTCGCTCTAGGACGGTCTCTTAAGATTCTTTATTCTACAACGAACCGGCAAATGTCTCAAACTAGAACTGGGTGTCTTCTCGTCGGTTCTCCCCGATCCGGAACAACGCTCTGTGCCACAATGATTGGTTCTCATCCGGATGTGGGAATGGTAATTGAGGACCTGGGGCACGCAGGCCACACGATTCCGGGAGTCAAGGTCTGGGGAAATAAGCTTTGCATCCCGAATCAGATTAGGCTGGATCCAATTCCGGATGATCGAAGCCTTTGGCGTCGGCTCGAAGACGGGGTTCGTGCAGTAATCGGTCGTCCGCGACGTCGACCACAGTTTATGGAGTCGTATCCTCCCCCTCCTTCTCAGCAGTATACGATCAGGACCTACGTAGAGAAGGAAGCAAAGTTAGTTGCGATGATACGGGATCCCGACCACGTCGTTGACTCCATTCGTCGGCGGGGGCCAGCGTCGACAGTTGACCTTGCAAAAGAGAGGTGGTCCCAAGCTGCTCGCACCATTAGTCGGGCCAGTGAAGAGTATCCTGATAGAACACACCTCGTCCGGTTCGTGGATCTGGTGGAACGGCCGAAGGTTGTTATGTCGGATATCTGCGTGTTTTTAGGTCTTCCGTTCTCGTTGGATATGATCGAGGGGCACAGTGGAGCGCGTCAGTATGAGCGTGAGAAAATCGATCCTTCGGTCGCCCACCGTGACGTTCAAAGCTATAATTTGGACGCATATGATCCAGAAGCATTCCGCGCGTACAAAAAACTCACCCAAAAAGCGGCCGTCGGCTCTTACACAAACCAGGGCTGA
- a CDS encoding sulfotransferase domain-containing protein, with protein sequence MIIGAEKAGTTALSQFLRQHPDVCFSLPKETWFFNRRYHKGIDWFASHFEHWDGETAIGEGTARLLQSEEAPARIVNHIPDVQLICLLRNPIDRAFSQYHFYLYTGRADPDQSFGELVREQNTEFGRDLVNQGRYINHLRRYERTFRRAQIEVVLHRDLRRHPKKVVQHLYETIGVDASFVPDVESRHNVTKYPTSRTVYATLRNAWQIVFSRAETYFPDAIDTLRSFARRVLFDTSKPSMAEEDRAYLQQVYEDPNRELERWLGKDLSHWK encoded by the coding sequence ATGATTATAGGTGCAGAGAAGGCAGGGACAACTGCGTTGTCTCAGTTTCTCCGACAGCACCCAGATGTCTGCTTTAGTCTTCCCAAGGAGACATGGTTTTTTAACCGCCGGTACCACAAGGGCATTGACTGGTTTGCGTCTCACTTCGAGCACTGGGATGGGGAGACCGCCATCGGGGAGGGCACGGCACGTCTCCTGCAGAGCGAGGAAGCACCTGCGCGGATTGTAAACCACATTCCGGACGTGCAGCTGATCTGCCTGCTCCGGAATCCCATCGACCGGGCGTTTTCGCAGTATCACTTTTATCTATATACGGGGAGGGCCGACCCCGATCAGTCGTTTGGCGAGCTAGTTCGGGAGCAGAATACGGAATTCGGACGGGATCTCGTCAATCAAGGTCGTTACATCAACCACCTGCGACGCTACGAACGCACATTCAGGCGAGCCCAAATCGAGGTCGTCCTACATCGGGACCTTCGGCGACATCCCAAGAAGGTTGTCCAACATTTATATGAGACCATTGGGGTTGATGCGTCGTTTGTCCCTGATGTCGAATCGCGTCACAACGTCACGAAGTATCCCACTTCCCGCACGGTGTATGCCACGCTTCGGAACGCCTGGCAAATCGTATTCTCACGCGCTGAGACGTACTTCCCGGACGCGATCGACACACTTCGATCCTTCGCCCGTCGTGTGTTGTTTGATACCAGCAAGCCGTCAATGGCGGAGGAAGATCGGGCCTATCTCCAACAGGTCTATGAGGATCCCAACCGGGAGCTTGAGAGGTGGTTGGGAAAGGACCTCTCGCATTGGAAATAG
- a CDS encoding glycosyltransferase, whose protein sequence is MVPDESQSSDLRERDIRMSVALVTRNRPESLERTLRSLRAQRVQPFEVLVSDDSDPKYVEKVQRVAETYDCRYVKGPKKGLYPNRNRAARACRGTHIRTMDDDHEFPEGHMETCVEALQSDPKAVWVIGEKNYGTGLNSDAIARPGEIHPKGHTVLPEDDQNSKAIADGSAIFPEKVFSEEGGYREKPWAGYLYLELGSRLKSRGYRIRELKETYIFHLDQEGQSGGLLPEGDSKEYTKSKYYTIIMDSIAYERSIVSFANNAICVLRDAAKNPSSICMALLAFREALDDISKRRE, encoded by the coding sequence ATGGTTCCCGACGAATCCCAAAGCAGTGATCTCCGCGAAAGGGACATTCGCATGAGCGTAGCTCTCGTCACACGCAACCGGCCCGAGAGCCTGGAGCGAACGCTTCGATCGCTCCGAGCCCAGCGGGTTCAGCCCTTCGAAGTCTTAGTCTCGGACGACTCCGATCCCAAGTATGTGGAAAAGGTCCAGAGAGTGGCGGAGACGTACGATTGCCGGTACGTGAAGGGACCAAAGAAAGGGCTCTACCCCAACCGGAACCGAGCGGCGCGGGCTTGCCGGGGGACCCACATCCGAACGATGGATGACGACCACGAATTTCCCGAAGGGCACATGGAGACGTGTGTAGAGGCCCTTCAATCCGACCCGAAAGCGGTATGGGTGATTGGGGAGAAGAACTACGGAACGGGACTGAACTCGGATGCGATCGCAAGGCCGGGTGAAATCCATCCGAAGGGGCATACGGTGCTTCCGGAGGACGACCAAAACTCGAAGGCCATCGCCGATGGATCCGCGATTTTTCCAGAAAAGGTGTTTTCCGAAGAAGGAGGATACCGAGAGAAGCCGTGGGCAGGATATCTGTATCTTGAGCTTGGTAGCAGACTAAAGAGTCGAGGGTATAGAATTAGGGAGCTCAAGGAAACGTATATATTCCACTTAGACCAAGAAGGTCAATCAGGTGGGCTATTGCCTGAAGGGGACTCAAAAGAGTATACCAAGTCAAAATACTATACAATAATAATGGATTCTATAGCATACGAGAGATCGATTGTAAGTTTTGCTAATAATGCTATTTGCGTGTTAAGAGATGCTGCCAAAAACCCATCGAGTATATGTATGGCATTATTGGCTTTCAGAGAGGCCTTGGATGATATTTCGAAAAGAAGGGAGTAA